The uncultured Desulfuromonas sp. genome has a segment encoding these proteins:
- a CDS encoding TolC family protein yields the protein MTSCVRPDAAVQQADDVAYRIVAQKQAELQMDYPFTLQRAEDRLRQRLLPQLADQPSLHTADVPETPVLLTLTEALQVAAHNSRTFQDNKESVYRAALALDLERDAFRGTWSSVLSSEWLTDKSTGQRVSGLQHGGDLAVGQLFKSGAEFALSVGLDLVQLLTANRVSARGIVADASLSVPLLRGAGREIVTEPLQQAERNVVYALWDFERFRRTFAVDVASEYLLVLERMNRVDTAYDNYQRLVASRQRARRLADAGRITEIEVDQALQNELTARSNWVSAQQTSAARLDNFKLLLGLPPDSPIDLDRSVLTDLAGQQQIDLNQTDRLNGLMAVALQQRRDLRVAEGQVVDEKRAIHVAEDDLRAELTLLALGHDGRSRSLASAGSDDASLDPDEGQYSALLNLDLPFERTAERNALRRAWLDYEAQQRSLEALEDNIKLQVRTAWRQLKEAQETIDIQSMALHVAQRRVESTNLFLRAGRIQIRDLLEAEDDLVSARNALVQAQVQYRITALELLRDLGTLTIDEQGDWLEDLSIEIVQ from the coding sequence ATGACGTCCTGTGTGCGGCCGGATGCTGCGGTTCAACAGGCCGATGACGTTGCTTACCGGATCGTGGCGCAAAAGCAGGCCGAGTTGCAGATGGACTATCCCTTTACACTGCAACGGGCTGAGGATCGTCTGCGTCAGCGTCTGTTGCCGCAATTGGCGGATCAGCCATCCTTACATACGGCGGATGTGCCGGAAACACCAGTCCTCCTCACTCTGACGGAGGCTTTGCAGGTAGCGGCCCACAACAGTCGCACCTTTCAGGACAATAAAGAATCGGTGTATCGGGCCGCGCTGGCACTGGATCTGGAACGTGATGCTTTTCGCGGTACCTGGAGTTCTGTGCTGTCTTCCGAATGGCTGACCGATAAAAGCACCGGCCAGCGGGTGAGCGGTTTGCAGCATGGTGGTGATCTGGCTGTCGGCCAGCTGTTCAAAAGCGGCGCTGAATTTGCCCTGTCCGTAGGGCTGGATCTGGTTCAGCTGCTCACTGCCAACCGTGTTTCCGCACGTGGTATCGTTGCTGATGCCAGCCTCAGTGTCCCCCTGTTGCGCGGTGCCGGGCGGGAGATCGTCACTGAGCCTCTGCAACAGGCTGAGCGTAATGTGGTTTATGCTCTATGGGACTTTGAACGTTTTCGCCGCACCTTTGCCGTTGATGTCGCCAGTGAATATCTGCTGGTTCTGGAACGGATGAACCGGGTGGATACGGCCTATGATAATTATCAGCGTCTGGTCGCTTCACGCCAACGGGCTCGCCGCCTGGCCGATGCCGGTCGTATTACCGAGATTGAAGTGGATCAGGCGTTACAGAATGAGCTGACGGCACGCAGCAATTGGGTCAGTGCTCAACAGACCAGTGCCGCCCGTCTGGATAATTTTAAGCTTCTTCTCGGATTGCCGCCGGACAGCCCCATTGACCTGGACCGCTCTGTGTTGACGGATCTGGCCGGACAGCAGCAAATCGATCTGAATCAGACGGATAGGCTCAATGGGTTGATGGCTGTTGCATTACAGCAACGTCGTGACCTGCGCGTGGCAGAGGGCCAGGTGGTGGATGAGAAACGGGCGATTCATGTTGCTGAAGATGATCTGCGGGCAGAGCTGACCCTGCTGGCATTGGGGCACGATGGCCGTTCTCGCAGCCTGGCCAGTGCCGGTAGTGATGATGCGTCGCTTGACCCCGATGAAGGGCAGTACTCGGCGCTGTTAAATCTTGATCTGCCTTTTGAACGCACGGCCGAGCGCAATGCTCTGCGACGGGCGTGGCTGGATTATGAGGCACAACAGCGCTCTTTGGAAGCGCTGGAGGACAACATCAAACTGCAGGTACGTACGGCGTGGCGACAACTCAAAGAAGCGCAGGAGACCATTGACATTCAGAGCATGGCGCTGCATGTTGCTCAGCGCCGGGTGGAAAGTACCAATCTGTTTCTGCGCGCCGGACGCATTCAAATTCGTGATCTGCTCGAAGCGGAAGATGATCTGGTTTCGGCGCGAAACGCGCTGGTGCAGGCCCAGGTGCAATACCGTATTACCGCACTGGAACTCTTACGTGATCTCGGGACTCTGACCATTGATGAGCAGGGTGATTGGCTGGAGGATCTATCCATTGAAATTGTCCAATAA
- a CDS encoding efflux RND transporter periplasmic adaptor subunit — protein MKLSNKQAVFLIGALLVLVMIWWALPQDEGSSQATGMPIHLVKAERRSLDVTVEAAGSLRARDQVVISNTLEGRTTILSLVEEGTRVSKGDKLIELDASTLQDRLVDQQITVQNAEASFVQARENLEVVKNQAQSDVDEAELAVTYAEDDLKKYRQGEFPNEKKEQLSQIAVNEEELRRAEEKLEWSRVLFDEKFISQMELQADELAAQKARIDLDLSRSNLDLLLKFTHVRRLTELNAGVEKTRMALERIQRKAKADVIQAEADLNAKQALLERERGRLSKTRDELNKTVLVAPQDGIVVYATSFQRSWRGNTEPLAAGQEVRERQELIYLPSSGTMVAQTQIHESNLEKVELGQKARVYVDSMPGKSFRAVVKSVAVFPDATSSWLNPDLKLYRTDLELQEHDDALRSGLNCRIEIDVAHLEDVVTIPVQTVVIDGGRTFVYCCKNGRLQQQEIQLGQSNESFVEVVDGLQPGDQIQLNPPVTGTEE, from the coding sequence TTGAAATTGTCCAATAAACAGGCTGTTTTTCTGATCGGAGCGTTGCTTGTGCTGGTCATGATCTGGTGGGCTTTACCCCAAGATGAGGGCAGCTCGCAGGCGACCGGTATGCCGATTCATCTGGTAAAAGCAGAGCGCCGTAGCCTCGATGTGACCGTTGAAGCTGCAGGCAGTCTGCGGGCGCGGGATCAGGTGGTGATCAGCAATACGCTGGAGGGCCGGACCACGATTCTCTCCCTGGTGGAAGAGGGCACCAGAGTTTCCAAAGGGGACAAGTTGATTGAACTCGATGCCAGTACTTTGCAGGATCGACTGGTTGATCAGCAGATTACCGTACAGAATGCCGAGGCCTCGTTTGTTCAGGCGCGTGAAAATCTCGAAGTGGTTAAGAATCAGGCCCAGAGTGATGTGGATGAAGCCGAACTGGCGGTGACCTATGCGGAAGATGATCTGAAAAAGTATCGGCAAGGGGAATTTCCCAACGAAAAAAAGGAACAGTTGTCACAAATTGCCGTGAACGAAGAAGAACTGCGGCGTGCCGAGGAGAAACTCGAATGGTCACGGGTGCTGTTTGACGAAAAATTTATCTCACAGATGGAGTTACAGGCCGATGAACTCGCGGCACAAAAGGCGCGAATTGATCTCGACCTCAGTCGCAGCAATCTTGACCTGTTGCTCAAGTTTACCCATGTGCGCCGTCTGACGGAACTCAATGCCGGAGTAGAAAAAACCCGTATGGCTCTGGAGCGCATTCAGCGCAAAGCCAAGGCCGATGTGATTCAGGCGGAAGCTGATCTCAATGCCAAGCAAGCGTTACTGGAACGGGAACGGGGGCGACTGAGTAAAACCCGTGATGAGTTGAATAAGACGGTTCTCGTTGCGCCTCAGGATGGCATCGTCGTTTATGCGACTTCGTTTCAGCGCAGCTGGCGCGGCAATACCGAGCCGTTGGCCGCCGGTCAGGAAGTGCGTGAACGCCAGGAGCTTATCTATCTGCCGTCATCCGGAACCATGGTGGCGCAGACCCAGATCCACGAATCCAATTTGGAAAAAGTTGAGCTGGGCCAGAAAGCGCGGGTTTATGTGGATTCCATGCCGGGAAAATCGTTCCGGGCCGTGGTGAAGTCCGTTGCGGTCTTTCCGGATGCCACCAGCAGCTGGTTAAATCCCGATCTGAAATTGTATCGCACCGATCTGGAACTGCAGGAGCACGATGACGCCTTGCGCAGCGGTTTAAACTGCCGGATTGAAATTGACGTCGCGCATCTGGAGGATGTGGTGACCATTCCCGTACAAACGGTGGTGATCGATGGCGGTCGAACCTTTGTCTATTGCTGTAAAAACGGCCGTCTGCAGCAGCAGGAGATTCAACTCGGCCAGAGCAATGAAAGTTTTGTCGAAGTGGTTGACGGCTTGCAACCGGGCGACCAAATTCAGTTGAATCCTCCGGTCACCGGTACGGAGGAGTGA
- a CDS encoding ABC transporter ATP-binding protein, whose translation MTFTGEVIRLQSARRSYDVGDSVVHALNGIDWSVASGSSWAILGASGSGKSTLLNILGCLDRLSDGEYLLLGRNIQHLDDDQLSDLRLKNFGFIFQSFNLINQLTVLENIEMPLYYAGVEPAVARSRARELAARVGLDAREAHRPAQLSGGQQQRVAIARALANDPAVLLADEPTGNLDSTTGGQILELLHELSAQGKTLIIVTHDHEIARQMDAQLYLSDGRVVSAEGARD comes from the coding sequence ATGACGTTCACCGGAGAAGTGATTCGTCTGCAGTCGGCCCGGCGCAGCTACGACGTGGGGGACAGTGTTGTTCATGCCCTCAACGGTATCGACTGGTCGGTGGCCTCTGGATCGTCCTGGGCGATTCTCGGCGCCAGTGGGTCGGGAAAAAGTACCCTGCTCAATATTCTCGGCTGCCTTGACCGGCTGAGCGATGGTGAGTATCTGTTGCTCGGCCGGAATATTCAACATCTTGATGATGACCAGCTCAGTGATCTGCGCCTGAAAAATTTTGGCTTTATTTTTCAAAGCTTCAACCTGATCAATCAGCTGACGGTGTTGGAAAATATCGAAATGCCCCTGTACTATGCCGGTGTTGAACCGGCAGTGGCGCGCAGTCGGGCACGGGAGCTGGCCGCCCGGGTCGGCCTGGATGCCCGAGAGGCACATCGCCCGGCGCAGCTGTCCGGAGGGCAGCAACAGCGCGTGGCCATCGCCCGGGCACTGGCCAATGATCCTGCCGTTCTGTTGGCGGATGAACCGACCGGTAATCTCGATTCGACCACCGGTGGTCAGATCCTGGAACTGCTCCACGAACTGTCCGCCCAGGGCAAAACCCTGATTATCGTCACCCATGATCACGAAATCGCCCGTCAGATGGATGCGCAACTATATCTCTCGGACGGCCGGGTGGTCAGTGCGGAGGGCGCCCGTGACTAA
- a CDS encoding ABC transporter permease: MTKSSVVRDIRLGINNLMLHGLRSLLTMLGMVFGVASVIAMLAVGSGAGQETLQQIRELGSDVIIMDSVKPVAQDKQQQTSNLLSVYGLTYRDVSHLRRTIPDMEMVVPVKIRREQVLMGSQAIAVRMVGTSPEWFSLVRRPLLAGRRLSPLDEERRSAVAVITEKLARELFPLQTVLGGFVRVGGDSYRVVGVVQSAEVSGGEVQSLDEDHDIYVPLATFRERQGDVLVKRSVGSRIIERVELHQVLVRMNSETVVEKTASSLQRLVEHFHKKEDVTLQVPLALLRQAEKTQRRFNIVLSAIAGISLLVGGIGIMNIMLASVTERTREIGIRRAIGARRRQIVVQFLIETVVLSCCGGALGIVLGLFLPWIITRLTGLSTVVTSASLILSLLISVTVGIVFGLYPAIRASRLDPIVALRHE; encoded by the coding sequence GTGACTAAATCCAGCGTGGTGCGGGATATTCGTCTGGGCATCAATAATCTGATGCTGCATGGTTTGCGTTCTCTGTTGACCATGCTGGGCATGGTGTTTGGTGTGGCCAGTGTCATTGCCATGCTTGCTGTGGGCAGCGGTGCCGGCCAGGAAACTCTGCAGCAGATTCGTGAGCTGGGCAGCGATGTGATCATTATGGATTCAGTCAAGCCGGTGGCTCAGGATAAACAGCAGCAGACGAGTAATCTCCTCAGTGTCTATGGTCTGACGTATCGTGATGTCAGCCATCTGCGCCGTACCATTCCCGATATGGAGATGGTCGTGCCGGTCAAGATTCGTCGCGAACAGGTTTTGATGGGATCGCAGGCTATTGCCGTGCGTATGGTGGGCACCTCTCCCGAATGGTTCAGTCTGGTGAGACGGCCTTTGCTGGCCGGGCGGCGGCTTAGTCCTCTTGACGAAGAGCGTCGTAGTGCGGTGGCGGTGATTACCGAAAAGCTGGCACGTGAGCTGTTCCCCTTACAGACGGTCCTTGGCGGTTTCGTCCGGGTTGGCGGAGACAGTTATCGGGTGGTCGGGGTGGTCCAGAGTGCCGAAGTCTCCGGGGGCGAAGTGCAGTCGCTGGATGAAGATCACGATATCTATGTGCCGCTGGCGACCTTCCGTGAGCGCCAGGGCGATGTGCTCGTCAAAAGGAGCGTTGGCTCGCGTATTATTGAGCGGGTGGAATTGCATCAGGTGCTGGTGCGGATGAATTCTGAGACGGTGGTGGAAAAAACCGCCTCATCGCTGCAACGGCTGGTGGAGCATTTCCACAAAAAGGAGGATGTCACTCTGCAGGTGCCGCTGGCTCTGTTGCGTCAGGCGGAAAAGACTCAACGTCGGTTTAATATCGTGTTGAGTGCCATTGCCGGAATCAGTTTGCTGGTCGGTGGCATCGGCATTATGAATATCATGTTGGCCTCGGTGACGGAGCGCACCCGGGAGATCGGTATTCGTCGCGCCATAGGAGCGCGTCGCCGGCAGATTGTCGTGCAGTTTCTCATCGAAACCGTGGTACTGTCGTGCTGTGGTGGTGCTCTGGGGATTGTGCTCGGCTTGTTTCTACCGTGGATTATTACCCGGTTAACCGGCTTAAGCACCGTGGTCACTTCCGCGAGCCTGATCCTGTCGTTGTTGATCAGCGTGACCGTCGGCATCGTGTTTGGCCTTTACCCGGCCATTCGAGCTTCCCGTCTTGATCCTATTGTTGCGTTGCGCCATGAATAA
- a CDS encoding YgiQ family radical SAM protein, with product MNKPSEITELTRFIPTSRAEMAARGWDELDVLFISGDAYVDHPAFGVPLLARWLESLGYRVGIIAQPDWRNADDFLVMGRPRLCVALSSGAMDSMVNHYTAARKKRRDDAYTPGGESGARPNRAIIAYTAAVKGALKEVPVIIGGIEASLRRLAHYDYWSDQVRRSVLIDSKADLLVYGMGETALATIVRRLDDGEPISALTTVPGTALVTNTPPDDALILPEYERVEQDVAAYAEAFALSEQVGQKAQVQAHGRRYVVVNPPTAPLEEAALDALYALPYVRRPHFSYSQPIPAFEQIRWSVTSHRGCQGGCAFCAIARHQGRRVQSRSERSVVEEVRRLSLDEDFRGTISDVGGPTANMYGIEVENTDQCVDCRRTSCLFPHICRNLQVRNGRAARLLRRVRELKGVKHVFVASGVRYDLLEQQNDYLNALLEHHVGGLLKVAPEALSDPLLKVMRKPAAQAFGRFVETFRADNRRRGKRRGIVPYLMAGHPGSTLNDMIDTALFLKRYNLRVEQVQEFTPTPGTLATCMYHTGIDPFTGQSVEICRSEKQRRWQKALLLYHLPASRKAIREALHACGREQDVAVLLGGGRERPLAERPNPKGHRQARSPRRNKSSRPKKR from the coding sequence ATGAATAAACCCTCTGAAATAACCGAACTTACCCGGTTTATTCCCACCAGCCGTGCCGAGATGGCCGCACGGGGCTGGGATGAACTTGATGTGTTGTTCATCAGTGGCGATGCCTATGTGGATCATCCGGCTTTTGGCGTGCCGTTGCTGGCGCGCTGGCTGGAATCTCTGGGCTATCGGGTTGGCATCATCGCCCAGCCGGACTGGCGCAATGCCGATGATTTTCTGGTCATGGGACGGCCGCGCCTTTGTGTTGCCCTCTCCTCCGGGGCCATGGATTCCATGGTCAATCATTATACGGCCGCCCGCAAAAAACGTCGTGACGATGCCTATACTCCCGGTGGGGAGAGTGGCGCCCGGCCCAATCGGGCGATTATTGCCTACACCGCCGCGGTCAAAGGTGCGCTCAAAGAAGTGCCGGTGATCATCGGCGGCATTGAAGCCAGTTTGCGCCGATTGGCACATTATGATTATTGGAGCGACCAGGTGCGGCGCTCGGTGTTGATCGACAGTAAGGCCGACCTGCTGGTCTATGGTATGGGCGAGACGGCTCTGGCAACCATCGTCCGCCGTCTTGACGACGGCGAGCCGATCAGCGCATTGACCACTGTTCCGGGGACCGCATTGGTCACGAACACACCCCCTGACGATGCGCTGATCCTGCCGGAGTATGAGCGGGTTGAACAGGATGTCGCCGCTTATGCCGAGGCGTTTGCCCTGTCGGAACAGGTGGGGCAAAAGGCGCAGGTTCAGGCGCATGGTCGGCGCTATGTCGTGGTCAATCCCCCAACGGCTCCTCTCGAAGAGGCGGCGCTGGATGCTCTCTATGCCTTGCCGTATGTTCGCCGACCCCATTTTTCCTACAGCCAACCGATTCCCGCTTTTGAGCAGATCCGCTGGTCCGTGACCAGCCACCGTGGCTGTCAGGGCGGTTGTGCCTTCTGTGCCATTGCCCGTCATCAGGGACGCCGGGTGCAATCGCGCTCGGAACGTTCCGTCGTCGAAGAGGTGCGGCGGCTCAGCCTTGATGAGGATTTTCGCGGCACCATCAGCGATGTCGGTGGTCCGACCGCCAATATGTACGGGATTGAGGTTGAGAATACCGACCAATGCGTGGACTGCCGACGCACCAGTTGCCTGTTTCCTCATATCTGTCGCAACTTGCAGGTGCGCAATGGCCGCGCTGCACGCCTGTTACGCCGTGTCCGGGAGCTTAAAGGGGTAAAGCACGTATTTGTTGCCTCCGGAGTGCGTTACGATCTTCTCGAGCAGCAGAATGATTATCTCAATGCCTTGCTGGAGCACCATGTCGGTGGGTTGTTGAAAGTGGCTCCGGAAGCGTTGAGTGATCCCTTGCTCAAGGTGATGCGCAAGCCTGCGGCGCAGGCGTTTGGCCGTTTTGTCGAGACCTTTCGTGCGGACAATCGTCGACGTGGCAAGCGACGCGGCATTGTCCCCTACCTGATGGCCGGTCACCCCGGATCGACGCTCAACGATATGATCGATACGGCCTTGTTTCTCAAACGGTATAATTTGCGCGTGGAGCAGGTGCAGGAATTTACCCCGACGCCGGGCACTCTGGCCACCTGTATGTATCATACCGGAATCGATCCCTTTACCGGACAATCCGTTGAGATCTGTCGTTCCGAAAAACAACGGCGTTGGCAGAAAGCGCTGTTGTTGTACCATCTTCCCGCCAGCCGTAAAGCGATCCGTGAAGCCTTGCACGCCTGCGGGCGCGAGCAGGATGTGGCGGTTCTCTTGGGTGGCGGGCGAGAACGCCCCTTGGCCGAACGACCGAATCCTAAAGGGCATCGTCAGGCGCGTTCCCCACGGCGTAACAAATCCTCTCGCCCCAAGAAGCGATGA
- a CDS encoding GPMC system MBL fold metallohydrolase, whose translation MAVEPLTITILGSGTSSGVPVIGCNCPVCRSLDARNTRMRCSALLAWGDYRVLIDTATDLRQQALIYQMDRVDAVLYTHCHADHVNGIDDLRCFNALSGKDIPVYGASWMIAQLQHSFSYVFRPQNSGFRPRLTPKVVSGPFELFGRQVVPVTLRHGRDDVIGYRIGPLAYLTDCSEVSPAAREQLLGLEVLVIDGLRFRPHPTHFTIAEAIEMAQLLEAKRVILTHLSHDVDYVRDSRQLPDHVEFAYDGLSVTLGPE comes from the coding sequence ATGGCCGTAGAGCCCCTTACCATAACCATCCTTGGTTCCGGCACCAGCAGCGGCGTTCCGGTGATTGGCTGTAACTGCCCGGTATGCCGATCGCTTGATGCGCGCAACACACGGATGCGTTGCAGTGCCCTGTTGGCCTGGGGCGACTATCGGGTCCTGATCGATACGGCGACGGATTTGCGTCAGCAGGCCCTGATCTATCAGATGGATCGGGTCGATGCCGTTCTTTATACCCATTGTCACGCGGATCATGTTAACGGGATTGATGATCTGCGCTGTTTCAACGCCCTGTCGGGAAAAGACATTCCCGTGTACGGGGCCTCGTGGATGATCGCTCAGCTGCAGCATAGCTTCAGCTATGTTTTTCGTCCGCAAAATAGTGGGTTTCGACCCCGGCTGACACCAAAGGTTGTTTCCGGGCCGTTTGAATTGTTCGGTCGCCAGGTGGTGCCGGTAACGTTGCGCCACGGCCGCGATGACGTCATCGGGTATCGGATCGGGCCGCTGGCCTATCTGACGGACTGCAGTGAGGTTTCGCCGGCGGCGCGGGAGCAACTGCTGGGGCTTGAAGTGCTGGTGATTGATGGGTTGCGTTTTCGTCCTCATCCGACCCATTTCACCATTGCTGAAGCGATCGAAATGGCACAGCTGCTGGAGGCAAAACGGGTGATCTTGACGCATCTGAGTCACGATGTGGATTATGTCCGTGACAGCAGACAATTACCTGACCATGTCGAATTTGCCTATGATGGGCTGTCTGTTACCCTTGGACCAGAGTGA
- a CDS encoding TIGR04442 family protein → MHQELRLHGHIDDSIEYYVTVAAHHAEGCHFYERDEEVLRIFSPGNEVRLDRTGLRHWGNGGTFCEYMYGIDQPLPDLLKREVKNRLVMYGAGYRDNGELEFCDDTSGRVPYDTIFEEGHAISNCFFFVTGSIYGALKTQQEGLLCLLGKVLKRTPYVAANDDAKLVDELFGLLGHKSHFYLIRLLNKKHQAYAELFRNLYFKYRTIPDEEYENLTVLAQRLGISDRQQRRIRIAVMYAHRDNRMVVDEYRDILVDCHLRGTISRQENARLTRLKTLATRNKIPPALFAPLEEKLKYDKLVDQEQDYIAETREILSGLLLNRLRLDQAITRDDMVRLLEAKRQAMNNRDYLFDQILLETSKACDEMVFAGADVASVEKLSSIIDYFEHYERSVTEINNLAFMVGVRIEEPILRGLQRSCKALDRLEQGLFERLLFTDLLSNKFLGFYGRRKVLVLRQALRQGWSVDAMMDALQAISRDEDLYGRLLAIVKEQLRIKYARAVTWQDRSALREEVAAILACQDGEERPFPQQIFYDVMVNVEKEFFYLQELLPRIIRDNDMRLREDFLLNSGLDRFYIEELENSYLLRHGLDERVLAAVRKSTDGRD, encoded by the coding sequence ATGCATCAGGAATTACGACTTCACGGCCATATTGACGACAGTATTGAATATTATGTCACTGTGGCTGCACATCACGCCGAAGGGTGTCACTTTTACGAGCGCGACGAAGAGGTGCTGCGCATTTTCTCGCCCGGCAATGAGGTGCGTCTTGATCGCACCGGATTGCGCCATTGGGGCAACGGCGGCACTTTTTGTGAATACATGTACGGCATTGATCAGCCCCTGCCGGATCTGCTCAAGCGTGAAGTCAAAAATCGTCTGGTTATGTACGGTGCCGGTTACCGCGATAATGGAGAACTGGAATTTTGCGACGATACCTCAGGGCGGGTGCCTTACGATACGATTTTTGAAGAGGGGCATGCGATCAGCAATTGCTTCTTTTTTGTGACCGGCTCCATCTATGGCGCATTGAAAACCCAGCAGGAAGGTCTGCTGTGTCTGTTGGGCAAGGTGCTCAAGCGTACGCCCTATGTGGCCGCCAATGACGACGCCAAACTGGTGGATGAGTTGTTTGGCCTGTTGGGCCACAAAAGTCATTTTTATCTGATTCGCCTGCTCAACAAAAAGCACCAGGCCTATGCAGAATTATTCCGCAATCTCTATTTCAAATACCGCACGATTCCCGATGAAGAATATGAGAACCTGACCGTACTCGCCCAGCGCCTCGGGATCAGTGACCGGCAGCAGCGGCGCATCCGTATTGCCGTCATGTATGCGCACCGTGATAACCGCATGGTGGTGGATGAATATCGGGATATTCTGGTGGATTGTCACTTGCGCGGCACCATCAGTCGTCAGGAAAACGCCCGTCTGACCCGCTTAAAGACCCTGGCGACGCGCAATAAAATTCCCCCGGCCTTGTTTGCCCCCCTGGAAGAAAAGCTCAAATACGACAAGCTGGTGGATCAGGAGCAGGATTATATCGCCGAAACACGCGAGATTCTTTCCGGTTTGTTGCTCAACCGTCTGCGCCTGGATCAGGCGATCACCCGGGATGACATGGTGCGCCTGCTGGAGGCCAAACGGCAGGCGATGAATAATCGTGATTACCTGTTTGACCAGATTCTGCTGGAAACCAGCAAGGCCTGTGATGAAATGGTTTTTGCCGGAGCCGATGTTGCCTCGGTGGAAAAGCTGTCGTCCATCATTGATTATTTTGAGCATTACGAGCGCAGTGTCACCGAGATCAACAATCTGGCCTTTATGGTTGGGGTGCGCATTGAAGAACCGATTCTGCGCGGCTTACAGCGCAGCTGCAAGGCACTGGATCGATTGGAACAAGGCTTGTTTGAGCGTTTGCTGTTTACGGATTTGCTCAGCAATAAATTCCTCGGTTTTTACGGGCGGCGGAAGGTCCTTGTCTTGCGCCAGGCGCTCCGCCAAGGATGGAGTGTCGATGCCATGATGGACGCGCTTCAAGCGATTTCGCGGGATGAAGATCTTTATGGTCGTTTGTTGGCGATCGTCAAAGAGCAGTTGCGCATCAAATACGCGCGTGCCGTGACCTGGCAGGATCGCTCCGCGCTTCGCGAGGAGGTGGCGGCGATTCTTGCCTGTCAGGATGGTGAAGAGAGGCCGTTCCCACAACAGATTTTTTATGATGTCATGGTGAATGTCGAGAAAGAGTTCTTTTATCTCCAGGAACTCTTACCGCGCATCATTCGTGATAACGATATGAGATTGCGTGAAGACTTTTTGCTCAACAGCGGCCTGGATCGTTTTTATATTGAAGAGCTGGAGAACAGCTATCTGTTGCGCCATGGCCTGGATGAGCGGGTTCTGGCTGCAGTCAGAAAAAGCACTGACGGGCGGGACTAA
- a CDS encoding PAS domain-containing protein has protein sequence MKAPMEECYCRSLSSENIEKAYDFCSGDYKACAIFQNVFRAQDVVAAQVAKDACPVIGLFTGSQRLLQLQSRQELSLQVLELLESNPSARNMFRDFIFMLRNFCSVNDITLYILDGDNHLHQEIVGCQGDEVTELVVPKKLECLCGLILEGNVPDETLNRNDSGVYWTNDRTSLSEEAAEGLNACINTCCPEQKEGSLVLIPVHYQGRTVGVVRVNDPRADLFTRDDIRFLDGICSALSVIVGRARAERNREYAEMIVETLKSPIIVVDRDDVFRKANEEYLRWIGRSEAEVYGQKIVAVVGESLYRQIYQPLLERAFGGEQVKEEVTVDFPEHPATACSLRCLPHFDVEGSVDAVIIAFHPL, from the coding sequence ATGAAAGCGCCGATGGAAGAGTGTTACTGCCGTAGTCTCAGTAGCGAGAATATTGAAAAAGCGTATGATTTCTGCAGTGGCGATTATAAAGCCTGTGCGATTTTTCAGAATGTGTTTCGCGCTCAGGATGTGGTGGCCGCTCAAGTGGCCAAAGACGCGTGTCCGGTCATTGGGCTGTTTACCGGCAGTCAGCGCTTATTGCAACTGCAGTCCCGCCAGGAGTTGAGCCTGCAGGTTCTTGAGCTACTGGAAAGCAATCCGTCGGCGCGCAACATGTTTCGCGATTTTATCTTTATGCTGCGTAACTTCTGCTCGGTCAATGACATCACCTTGTATATTCTCGATGGTGATAATCATCTCCATCAGGAGATTGTCGGCTGTCAGGGCGATGAAGTCACGGAGCTGGTGGTGCCGAAAAAACTCGAATGTCTTTGTGGGCTGATTCTCGAAGGTAACGTGCCTGACGAGACACTTAACCGCAATGACTCCGGTGTGTACTGGACCAATGATCGCACCTCGTTATCTGAGGAAGCCGCCGAGGGACTCAATGCCTGTATCAACACCTGTTGCCCGGAACAAAAAGAGGGCTCATTGGTCCTGATTCCGGTTCACTACCAGGGGCGCACGGTTGGCGTTGTGCGGGTGAATGATCCCCGGGCAGATCTGTTTACCCGTGACGATATTCGTTTTCTTGACGGGATCTGCTCAGCCCTGAGTGTTATTGTCGGCAGAGCGCGTGCGGAACGCAACCGGGAATACGCGGAGATGATTGTTGAAACCCTCAAGTCGCCGATTATTGTCGTTGATCGCGATGATGTGTTCCGCAAAGCCAATGAAGAATATCTGCGCTGGATTGGTCGTTCAGAGGCGGAGGTCTATGGTCAGAAGATTGTCGCGGTTGTCGGAGAAAGCCTGTACCGCCAAATCTATCAGCCTCTGTTGGAGCGGGCCTTCGGCGGGGAGCAGGTCAAAGAAGAGGTGACTGTGGATTTTCCCGAGCATCCGGCCACGGCTTGCAGTCTGCGTTGCCTGCCCCATTTTGATGTCGAGGGCAGCGTCGATGCTGTGATTATCGCTTTTCATCCATTGTAA